TGAGCTCATCAAAGAACACCACATCAAAGTTTTCATTTTCTATCATCTCCGTGAGCATTTTAAACTGATTTTCGTAGAAGTTTTTCCGTTCTTTTTTCTCATCTTCACTCATCTGAAAGCTGAATTTTTCACCCTCAAGTCCGTCAACAAACGTGATGTTGGGGACATTTTCAAGAATATTCCGCTCACTGGTGGAATTATTCTTCATAAACTGATAGATCAATACTTTATATCCGCATCCGGCTGCACGTGTGGAAAGCCCCATTCCGGTGGTTGTTTTTCCTTTGCCGTCCCCGCAGTAGATGTGGATGCATCCTGTCTGCTTTTCCATAATAGATTCCTTTCTAAAACAATTTCAACTGCTTTTAAAGAAAGTATATCAGGCTTAAAGCTCATTGACAAGTTCTCTGCCGTTTGCAAATGCAGCGGCATTTTCCAACGTGACGGAAGCGATGGCCTCCATCGCCTCGCGCGTGAAAAAGCCCATATGTGAAGTGATCAGGACATTTGGAAAAGCAGCCAGCCGGATCAGGTTCTCATCGTTAATGATATCGTTGGAACGGTCTTCATAAAATACCCCGTCTTCTTCCTCGTATACATCCAGACCGACGCCTGCAAACTTTTTGTCAGCGAGTCCCTCGATCAGTGCAGCGGTATCGATCAATGCCCCCCTTGATGTGTTGATGAGATAAACGCCGTCCTTCATCTGGGAAATAGCCTGCTGATTGATCAGATAATGTGTATCGTCAGTCAGCGGACAGTGAAGGGAGATGATATCCGACTGGGCAAAAAGAGCGTCTCTGTCGGTATAGGTGACGTCCAGAGAGGGATTGGGATAAGGGTCGTATGCCAGAACATTCATTCCAAACCCCTTACAGATCCGTATCATGGACTGCCCGATCTTCCCGGTTCCGATGATGCCTGCCGTCCGGCCAAACAGAGTCTGCCCCATCAGACCATTGATACTCATGTTAAAATCACGTGTCCGTGTGTATGCCCTGTGCGTATAGCGGTTTACCGTCAGCAGCATGGCCATTGCGTATTCCGCCACTGCATCCGGGGAATAGCTCGGAACGCGGAGTACATGAATACGGCCGCGTGCAGCATCGAGGTCGACATGGTTATAACCGGCGCTGCGCAGCAGGATTGCCTTAACACCGAGTCTGCACAACTGATCAATCATTCCGGCAGTGACGGCATCGTTGACAAAAATGCAGATGGCTTCGCAGCCTGATGCCAACGGAATGGAAGATTCTTTCAGTGGACTTTCCAGAAAATGAATCTTAATATCATATTGATGTGACATGGGCTCAAACCAGAGCCTGTCATAGGGCTTTGTACTATAAAATGCAATATTCATAATGTCCTCCAGATCTTTTTACTATGATTATGCGGAGAATACACCAGGAATATTCAGATTAGCAGATACAAGTAAAAAATGCGGAAACAGACATTATTATGTGCTACTTATGAGGCTGCAAATTATGATACAGTAAAAACATACAATATATGAAAGGAAATCAATGAAAAAACCGGCATAAGACACAAAAACGAATGTCAGCGCATAAGCCTGCGGAAAATCTTGGGTGAACAGCCCACTTTATCCGAAAAAATATTGATAAAGCTGCCGCTGCTTCCATATCCCACTTCATATGCGATCTCTGTGATTGTCTTTGAGGTTCTTATCAAAAGAATTTTAGCCTTGTCCATCCTCGAATTGATAACATAATCCATTGGAGAGTATCCGGTCTCATCTTTAAAACGATGGGAAAAATAGTAGATACTCAGGTTAGAAAGATCTGCAAGCTCCTGCAGCGTTATTTTTTTTCCAACATTATCGCGGATATAACGGATCGCTATATGTACGGGGCTTTCCTCGGACGGTGTACTGTAATCATCGAGATCGTTCAGCATCTGCAGAAGCCTGTAAATGCGCATGGAAGTGGCAAACATGTTCTCGATACCTCCGTTTTCGTAAAAATAGACAGTATTATAGAGGAAATTACCGATGAGCAGATTGTTTTTTGAACGGATCAGCGGCCCGCGCACGGAGAGAATGTGTTCCACGATTTCGTGAGAATTGGAGCCGTCAAAATGTATAAACGTGAATTCCAGTCCGTTCTCAGCCTGATAGTAATGAGGATTGGAACAGTCGATCAAAACAACATCGCCTTTTTGTGCATCAAATTTTTGCCCCATGTGCTCGACATGCATGATGCCCTCCCGGATATACATGACAAGCAGCGGCGGATAATAGTCGCGTTTCATCATGTAACGTGAGGTGGAGTAGTAATGTCCGCACCATGTCATGTAGAAATAGAGCTGCTCCGCCAGAGCCGAGGGGGTAAAAGAAAAACAAATAGAATGGTCCAGAATTCCGGGATCGACACTTTTCATAAAATTCTCCTTCGTTTAAAAAATTAAAATAAATAGTTAATATTATAATAAAACAACGGTTTTGGGTTGATTTGTTGTGCAAATCGTAACATAAATTTTACAAAAAAGCAAGATAGATGAATGGCATAGCAAATTCGCACATTGGTTTTCCTATGTATTTAGACTATAATACCAAACATGAACAAAACATGAACGGATTGTTTAGGAATAATGACGATACATGGCAGGAATTTACAGGGAGTTCATAAAAAGTTGTTTATTATGGACTTAAAAATAGATGTTATTGCAATTAGGACAAAATCCTGAAAAAACAGGATAAATCAACTTTTTCGTTTTTGGTGTGCTCTAAACGCGGAATGCGTACTATAGAGAAATTTTAAGGAAGTGGGAGGTTATGTGTAATGGAGTCTCAAAGCAACAAGAATTTTCTGGCCACTCTGAAGAAACAGGGTATAGTGTTTGCGATGATTCTGGTCTATGTGGTATTCGCGGTAATATCCAAGCAGTTTCGTACGCCTGACAACTTTGTCCTGATTTTCAGGCAGGTGGCCACCATCGCCGTTATGGGTGCAGGTATGACATTCGTCATCATCGGAGGTAACTTCGACCTGTCCGTCGGCTCCCTGCTGTCACTGTGCAGTGTCATCTGTATTGACCTGCATGACAAGATTGGGCCGATCCCGGCGATCCTGGTGACGCTGGTTGTCGGAATGGCATCCGGAGTTGTTACCGGATATCTGTGCGGGTATCTCAGGCTGAATTCCATGATCGTTACTCTGGGTATGATGAACGTACTGCAGGCGCTGGCGATGATGTATACGAACGGTCAGTTTGTTCAGATGGCTGACAGCAATGCCTGGTTTACCAAGATCGGAAAGGGAAGCATCGGTCCGGTTCCGATTTCCACCATCATCATGGCGCTGTTTATCATCATCATGGGTATCGTGCTGACAAAGACCGTATACGGCCATCATGTGATGTCAGTCGGGGGAAATGATGAAGCGTGCCGTTACAGCGGAATCAATGATAAGCTGGTGATCCTGAAATCATTTGTACTGTCCGGACTTGCGACGGCTGTCGGAGCGATCATGCTGTGTTCACGCGGAGCGGCGGCACAGGCTACGATCGGTGAAACTTATGAATTTGATGTTATCTCGGGCGTCATCCTTGGAGGTGCATCCTTAAGCGGAGGAAGCGGAAGTGTCTATAAGACGTTTGTCGGTGTCATGATCCTTGGTATCTTGAAGAATGGATTTGTCATCGTGGGTCTTCCTTATTATCTGCAGTGGGTCGCACAGTGTGTTGTAATTCTGATCGCCGTATATATGGATATCATGACAAAAAGAAAGAAGGGTGTGTAAATGAGCTGGGGAAACATTAAAAAATTTCTGTCTAAGAACACGATCATACCAATCTGGATTGTATTTTTAGTATTTGCAGTCATCTTCGTACCTGGTTTCCTGAACGTGAACAACCTGTTCAACGTCTTTAACCAGAACGCCATGAAGGGGATCCTGGCGATTGGTATGACATTTGTTATCATCAACAGTTACTTTGATATGTCAACGTGTACGTTGGTTGCTCTGGCAGCATCTCTTGCCTGCGGACTGGAAGCGAGCATCGGAATGATCCCGGGAATCATAGTTGCACTTCTGGTAGGATGTCTGGTTGGCTGCATCAACGGTTTTCTGGTAGCGTATGCGAGAATCAATGCATTCGTGGTTACACTGGCGATGATGCTTGGCTGCCGCGGTTTCGGATACATATACCATGCCGAACAGTCCCTGATCCCGAACCATACGGATGCAGGGTGGGCATTCATTGATTTCGGTGCCGGAAAGATCGGACCGTTATCCTATATCAGCATTATCTTTATCGTACTGCTGCTTCTGGCGCACTACGTGCTGAAATATACGACACATGGACGTAATACATACGCAGTAGGCGGAAACGAGAACTCTGCATTTAATGCAGGCATCAATTACAAACGGACAACTTTTATCAACTTTGTAATCTGCGGATTCACAGGCGCACTGGGAGGTGTCCTGTATGCGGCATTTGCAGGATCGTCTACCCCGACACTGGGATGGCCGGATATGCACATGCTGGTAATCGCAGGCGTTGTACTCGGCGGATGTAAGCTGACAGGCGGTGTGGGAAACATCTGGTATACCTTAGGCGGTATCATGCTGCTGGGTGTGATCAACAATATGATGAACCTTCTGAACGTGCAGACATACGTGAACAGGCTGGTAACGGGTCTGATCATGATCGGCGTACTGTACCTGGATAAGGTCATGATGCATAAGAAAACTAAAAAAGCAAATCTGGAATAGCTTTGTAACCTAACAGTATTATCATGCGAGAGCATTTTAATAAAATATCATTTCAAGAAACAGGAGGAAGAGAAATGAAGAAAAAATTATTAGCAGTAATCAGCGCAGCGTTGGTAGCATCTATGCTCCTGACCGGATGCGGCGGCGGAAGCAAAGATTCAGCAGCAACAAATGATGCGGCAGCAACTGATGACGCATCCAAGGAGGACGCAGCAGCAGATGATGCATCCAAAGACGACGCAGCAGCTTCAGGCGATGCAAGCAATGCAAAAATCGGTATGGTTGTAAACAACTCCGGACAGGATCCATACCAGACTTCTTACTATGACACCATGAATTCCTATGCGAAAGAAAAAGGCGTTGACCTTCAGATCCTTGACCCGAAAGGTGATGCCACAACACAGGCTAACCAGATTCAGGACCTGATCAACATGAAATGCGATGTTATCATCGTATGGCCGGTAAACGGTGAGACAGCTGTTGCCTCTGTAAGAGCGATCAACAAAGCAGGTATCCCATGTCTGACAGCAAACACAAACGTTGCTGAATCCGGTGAAGAATTTATTAAATGCTACGTTGGACCTTCAAACGTAGAAGAAGGCAAGCAGTCTGCACAGGCTATGGTTGAGGCTCTTGGAAATGACGCTAAGATCGTTGAGATCGCAGGACCTGCAGGATACACAACATCTCTGGAACGTTCCCAGGGTCTGCAGGAAGGTATCGAAGGAACCAACATCCAGGTACTTGACAGCCAGACAGGTGAAGGTAACCGTGAAAAATGCCAGCAGGTAATGGAAAACTACCTTGTAAAATATGGCAAGGGTGAGCTTGATGCAGTCTTCACATTCGACGATAATGCGGCATTCGGTGCATGGAATGCAATCGAAGCAGCAGGACGTCAGGATGATGTTAAGATCTTTGCAGCGGCAGCTGGAAGCTATGAAACGGTACAGTACGTAAAAGACGGAAAAATCCAGGCTACTGCTATGCAGTCACCGCATTTTGATGCAAAAGCAGCACTTGATATGGCTGTGAAGCTGGCAGCAGGCGAAGAACCGGCAGAATTCTACAACTACATTG
The Ruminococcus gauvreauii genome window above contains:
- a CDS encoding cob(I)yrinic acid a,c-diamide adenosyltransferase: MEKQTGCIHIYCGDGKGKTTTGMGLSTRAAGCGYKVLIYQFMKNNSTSERNILENVPNITFVDGLEGEKFSFQMSEDEKKERKNFYENQFKMLTEMIENENFDVVFFDELIYTIKAGLFDEELLADYLKHKPEKLEVILTGQNPSQNLMDLADYVSEIRKVKHPYDRGLCSRKGIEK
- a CDS encoding 2-hydroxyacid dehydrogenase; the encoded protein is MNIAFYSTKPYDRLWFEPMSHQYDIKIHFLESPLKESSIPLASGCEAICIFVNDAVTAGMIDQLCRLGVKAILLRSAGYNHVDLDAARGRIHVLRVPSYSPDAVAEYAMAMLLTVNRYTHRAYTRTRDFNMSINGLMGQTLFGRTAGIIGTGKIGQSMIRICKGFGMNVLAYDPYPNPSLDVTYTDRDALFAQSDIISLHCPLTDDTHYLINQQAISQMKDGVYLINTSRGALIDTAALIEGLADKKFAGVGLDVYEEEDGVFYEDRSNDIINDENLIRLAAFPNVLITSHMGFFTREAMEAIASVTLENAAAFANGRELVNEL
- a CDS encoding helix-turn-helix transcriptional regulator, which produces MKSVDPGILDHSICFSFTPSALAEQLYFYMTWCGHYYSTSRYMMKRDYYPPLLVMYIREGIMHVEHMGQKFDAQKGDVVLIDCSNPHYYQAENGLEFTFIHFDGSNSHEIVEHILSVRGPLIRSKNNLLIGNFLYNTVYFYENGGIENMFATSMRIYRLLQMLNDLDDYSTPSEESPVHIAIRYIRDNVGKKITLQELADLSNLSIYYFSHRFKDETGYSPMDYVINSRMDKAKILLIRTSKTITEIAYEVGYGSSGSFINIFSDKVGCSPKIFRRLMR
- a CDS encoding ABC transporter permease, whose amino-acid sequence is MESQSNKNFLATLKKQGIVFAMILVYVVFAVISKQFRTPDNFVLIFRQVATIAVMGAGMTFVIIGGNFDLSVGSLLSLCSVICIDLHDKIGPIPAILVTLVVGMASGVVTGYLCGYLRLNSMIVTLGMMNVLQALAMMYTNGQFVQMADSNAWFTKIGKGSIGPVPISTIIMALFIIIMGIVLTKTVYGHHVMSVGGNDEACRYSGINDKLVILKSFVLSGLATAVGAIMLCSRGAAAQATIGETYEFDVISGVILGGASLSGGSGSVYKTFVGVMILGILKNGFVIVGLPYYLQWVAQCVVILIAVYMDIMTKRKKGV
- a CDS encoding ABC transporter permease, whose product is MSWGNIKKFLSKNTIIPIWIVFLVFAVIFVPGFLNVNNLFNVFNQNAMKGILAIGMTFVIINSYFDMSTCTLVALAASLACGLEASIGMIPGIIVALLVGCLVGCINGFLVAYARINAFVVTLAMMLGCRGFGYIYHAEQSLIPNHTDAGWAFIDFGAGKIGPLSYISIIFIVLLLLAHYVLKYTTHGRNTYAVGGNENSAFNAGINYKRTTFINFVICGFTGALGGVLYAAFAGSSTPTLGWPDMHMLVIAGVVLGGCKLTGGVGNIWYTLGGIMLLGVINNMMNLLNVQTYVNRLVTGLIMIGVLYLDKVMMHKKTKKANLE
- a CDS encoding sugar ABC transporter substrate-binding protein, which encodes MKKKLLAVISAALVASMLLTGCGGGSKDSAATNDAAATDDASKEDAAADDASKDDAAASGDASNAKIGMVVNNSGQDPYQTSYYDTMNSYAKEKGVDLQILDPKGDATTQANQIQDLINMKCDVIIVWPVNGETAVASVRAINKAGIPCLTANTNVAESGEEFIKCYVGPSNVEEGKQSAQAMVEALGNDAKIVEIAGPAGYTTSLERSQGLQEGIEGTNIQVLDSQTGEGNREKCQQVMENYLVKYGKGELDAVFTFDDNAAFGAWNAIEAAGRQDDVKIFAAAAGSYETVQYVKDGKIQATAMQSPHFDAKAALDMAVKLAAGEEPAEFYNYIETPVATPDNVDSLGLEEW